The DNA window GGGCAGAGGGAAAATCACCATCACCTCTCTTCCAACCACTCACAATCCAGGGTCAGCTTGTAGAGTAGgttctttcttttaaatatctggGAACAGAGATTGACATCTGTCTCTCCTTTTCACAGCATGCTGACTCTGTCTACAAGAAATCACAACAGAGACTCCACCTGATGAGGAAACTGAGGACTTTTAATGtcagcaaacacattttaactctGGTTTACCAATCACTTATTGAATCCATCCTCACTTTTAACATCTCATCCTGGTACAACTCCCTCACcaccaaacacaaaaccaaactcTTCCGCGTCATTAATCAGGCCAGCAAAATTATCGGTTCACCACAAACTACCCTCTCCGAACTGTATAATCGCTGCCATCAGGCAGACGCTACAAAGTCCCTCTGGCCCGgaaaaacatctacaaaaaaatccttcattccctctgcaataaccattctgaacaaaatcaaatagacCCCCCTTTTtagaaactgttgtttttaagtcctcttttaatgtactgcactttctgtttttaatgtaagttgtgtttattgtttgagCCTTGTCGAAGGagaatttctgtctctgttgggacagacaataaagtatatctatctatcaaaTCACACAACTTAGAAAGTTCAGAATCTTGAAAGTGACacattatcctccttttcaagaAGTTTAATAAAAGCTCCCCGAATCATCTCTGTGAAGTTTCCACTGatcctaataataataataataataataataataataataatatttattagttataagtttatttataaagcacttatcaaaaccaacgtcacaaagtgcttcacagaaaaaagaaaaatcccaacagtcaaatacacaaaaataaaatcctatcaaaaaagcatgaaaaataaaataacagcgcagcaatcatccaatgaacagaaaagagaaacaaccgagACAGAGATTGGCAATTTCAGTTTTGTCAGCGTTTAATTTTAGATATTTCCTGTGGAATATAAAACCCTGCTGTAAGTATTTAAAACTCACTGAACTCAAACCATGCAGCCCTGTATGAGGGCGCCTCAGTGAAGCCCAGCTTTGTAAAGAGCCTGTGGGAGAGCGTGTTCTCCTCCTCGATGAAGCAGTACACCGGGTACCCCTCAGCGTGGAGCCTCCTCGCCATGCTGCAGATCAGGACTTTGGCATAACCTTTCCCTCTGTGCTCCGGCAGCGTGTACAGCATGCCCATGGCACAGTAATCATACACCAGGATCCAGGACACGGGCTGACCTTCATCATCCAGCACGCAGCAGGAAGGGAAGTTTGTTACCATGTTCCGAATCATAACGAGAGCCTCGTCGCTATTTGAAAACTTCCACGTCTGATTCACCAAGCTGACGTGCGACTCGTCCAGAGAGCTGAGTGACATCCCcgagctgaagaagaagaacagagcaGATTAAAGCTGAGCTCAGGCTGAGGAGAAACTAATCTGACTGGTCTTTTTGAGGGAACGGTTTCCAAGTCTAGAGCTGCTGCCGCTGCCAGGACACAATAAACTCacattgttttcatgatttcttcgtgatatttccttgaaagagaaaaaaaatgttacgCACCCAACCTTACAGTCATTACGGAGGGAAGCAGAAGTAACATTTCTctcaacctagcaacaatgaacaaatcaagcaccagaggaggtttgtgaccctgtataaaccagctctctcagaacactccgttttggtgtgtgtgtctctttaaatgcattgaccccctctgagttttccctgtagacatcactcctctgtagagagaataaaaatggccgacctgcgtaaaagttttgttctaggctgggggtggagtccatgggtggggaggggatttgtttttaccagaatcccactgtgacatcacaatgagagcatatttgaaacagagcatttttctctgtgttgtaagacttatgcagaccacaaacaaaggactggatggatttattgcACAGTTTGGTCCCAAAATCAGTCCCTAGAGTCCAGCCTAAGTTTTTGAAAAATTTAAGATATGGTCCTCAAAAACCTCAAACTACCAAATTTATAGGGTCAGTCCCTTCCAGATTCACGGTGTAGGGATTAAAACGAAGATCCCCCAATCCTCCGGAAGTCTAGGactgattaaatgtaaataatgattTTGTAAAGGAATCGCTGCATGAATAGACTCAGGAATATCAGGAAGGCTGGAAACATCCTGCAGGAACATCAATCGACACACGTGCTGCTCACGGCCCGGCGCTTCTTTTTCTGACGCCactgatttaaatatttccgTGTAGCCTTGATCAAATCCTTGGACAGAGTCGTGAAGATATTGATTACATTCATGAGACACAGAAACTGAAAAATTTTGTTGAAAGTGCTTggttctgtgtttcttttaaatattcagaaaaCGTATAATGTCAAAGAATAAAAGGGCTCCTTTGCTCTCACCAAGACAGAGGAACCTGGTCCAATCGATGACTGACGACTTCCTGATGGTTTCTTCAACACTGGTTTTATCATTTGCAAAAATAAGGACGTCTTTGAAGAGGTCGCCCTTCTGTAAGAAACATGACATTAACATTGTGCgtgcaggaaaacaaaagagcCCTTTGTTTACATATCAAGAGTTCAGCTCAGCTGTGGAATAATTGAAGAGAACCCTGAATGTAGGAAAACGTTTACAAGCCATCCGGTCCCTGCATGACCAAAGTGGGAGCTGTGTCCGCATCCTCATGCATAAAGTCAGACGCACTCCCTGTGCTTGTTAGGGTTACCCCTTGTCACCAAttcatggacaggatctcaTGTTGcaggaagggggaggagggtttcCAGTTTCAGGGGCCTCAAAATttcatctctgctttttttgCAGATCATGTGATTTTGTCGGCTTCCTCAAACTCCAGCGGGCATTGGAGCGGTTTGGTGGCTGGGATGCCGACCCCTCTCTTTGCCcccaattctacaattctacaattctcttagcagacgcttttatccaaagcgacgtacatcagagagtaagaacaacacaagcaaggatctagaaaaaagggaacaatgtcagtaagagcaaacgatcagctttgagtctgattggacacacaggtgctgacaggaagtgaccagaggcaaagcacaacattgagggcagttcttgagagctctaatcagtatagaaaccatcttataagtcgttgttatcaaacaaaaaccatcgtcattaccatcatcatcattaataatatggagaccatcatcattaagttagtaggtattcatgaaagagctgggtctttagctttttcttaaaggtgcagagggactctgcagagcacatggagtttggtagttggttccaccaccggggggcgacagaggagaagagtctagttagagacttaggaccctgttgtgaaggttggatcagacgcctttcattggcagagcgtagtggggtggggggggggggggtgtagacctggatcagagagttaaagtaaggaggagacgtttttgtcactgttttgtaagcgaagagcagagttttaaatttgatgggagcagtaactgggaaccagtggagggagatgaacagcagagtgactTCGTTTTCACATGACGGCCCTTTAATCAGTCACATACTACGATGACAGCAGGTTACTTATCTCTGCACTTTGACTCTTTGTGGTGCAGAAAGATAAAGTGAGATCGTGCCAGGCCTTTCTCAGATCACTTCATGATCTCTCCAAACAATAGAAGGACTTTGAACACAATAAAGTGCAGAACTTTAAAAACTAATTTACACCTTCAGGGCGGTGAAGAAGATAAATTGTCACACAGACAATCAGATTTCTGGGTTTGTTCTCAGTTATTTTCTATCATTGAGTTATGCAGgaattattcttattttctagccctgctcagaacaggctgtttctgcgtctgtacctttaaatatgtaaatgagctgtgtctgaacacgccccctctctggaagggcttgggtgtctctgtgctttctcactccatgtcctgttgtttacggtgagaaggcagactcagagggcagaacaaacacctagctgtgggagtgtcacccacctgggggaggggctactgccctttgtgatgtcatgaagggaaaatctccaaacagcctgttctgagcagggctaaaatagaggggtttatagacatgatcaaatacaggatcagagtggatttagaacaagaaacttcacacacatgttgaagaggagctctgacttatttaaactgaagaggaggaggatatgtgacttttacatttatgtttgaaatgtcactcctctgttcatctccctccactaCGCTCTGCCTTCTTCTAGATTTATATTTCCTGTAGATAAAGCACAAGACCTGTATCATTTCAAATGGCTTCTTATCTTTGTAAACTGTTTACAACTCTAAATGTGataatattttaaaagtctGTGTTTCAGATTTCACTTTTAGTGAAACAACTTTGTAATACATTATCATCAAAACTACCTCATGAAATACACACTGTttaaaaattaaacacattttaacagcatgtgattgtgttgatgtgtctgggtattaaaggtcacacatatatatatatatatatatatatatatatatatatacgtcCGCCATTGTATAAATCTCATGTAAACGTTAGTGAACATGTTGCACACTGATGTAAAATGCAGGAGAGTGTCACATTACAAGCCCCAAATATTTCCTCATCTACACATAAACAGAGGTCCCGaaaatcttcaccctggaaggagttttccaAATGTACATTTTCAGCGACCTAAAATGCATTTTGCATACCAAAGGCCAAAACACAGAGAAAGCTATGTTAAAAAAGAACGCCTACGTGCGGACTATAGTCCTTCAACCCAACAATTTATGTTTGTCCTCTGTGTGGGACATGAATCTCCAAAGGATATTTCTGAAACCTGTTGGACCCTGTAGAGGACAATCTGGTCTTTCTAATGAGCGGCGCCATCTCGACTAACACATTTTATGGTGGCAAGAGAGGTAAGGTGTTGGTATTAAACTAAAACTatgactactactactactaccactacccacatgacctgcttcattattatcattactaacattgtattattattattattattattattattattattattattattatttagcatcaatgtatatacacactgtacattctatatattttattatattagtctatattatataacatttcattatattacactatattgtttatattatattatactacattatattatataactgcactctgcattactgcggtacaacactgcctctcttctctgctgttttacatacttgctgctatttatcacaccaagtcactttaatcatcacacaccctgcatagttaacttcatcattcattttgtacttgtatataccccctatttttatttatcttatctaatctATTTTGTTTAAtgagtattttgtattttgaccttacttgtctgtgctgctgcaacgcccgaactTCCCCTCTGGGgttcaataaagtattatcctatcctatcctaaaaacccacatttctgctttttcttaaagTAAATA is part of the Labrus bergylta chromosome 10, fLabBer1.1, whole genome shotgun sequence genome and encodes:
- the LOC109978547 gene encoding glycine N-acyltransferase-like protein 3, with amino-acid sequence MLMSCFLQKGDLFKDVLIFANDKTSVEETIRKSSVIDWTRFLCLGFDQGYTEIFKSVASEKEAPGREQHVCRLMFLQDVSSLPDIPDSGMSLSSLDESHVSLVNQTWKFSNSDEALVMIRNMVTNFPSCCVLDDEGQPVSWILVYDYCAMGMLYTLPEHRGKGYAKVLICSMARRLHAEGYPVYCFIEEENTLSHRLFTKLGFTEAPSYRAAWFEFSEF